Proteins encoded in a region of the Flavobacterium sp. MDT1-60 genome:
- a CDS encoding histidine kinase dimerization/phosphoacceptor domain -containing protein, translating into MNFIPLISVKKQLCIWRTVSLFLLVPLQGTAQSKDDPDQLKKKIASAESDSQKVELLLALSSYYLTKPGEFKADLDSADNLNFEAGKLSNTLGYKLGKGKSILLSAQICRERGDSKKGLIITNNALTYSVKNNLPVLKADVYRELCAYKGYEEEDVKEKIKYLEIAIPLYKKSKAYKKQADALKDLADYYGSIEENQKALVHLENAVAIYKAIGFKELQGVYTLMSDNYGILQNTQLSLQYALMAEKTAEETHDTSYQLCTIYNHLGLAYYDLLKYDLAFSNFEKALNIALENKNVSDINTISYNLASLYCQQKNYREALRTLKRTEKDYPPQDEITKIRQRFIFVVCYSMLKQLDNAKPYYEQILKDYQESDTGLAYKLTGIIIYLQQSGQVEKTYAYIEKFKEFAKKSNKLILYSQIELLSFQSDHASKKYESAIKHLQRHQLFRDSIFNVEKLKQSAALQLQFETEKKDKNIKLLTQQGKLQEIKIHNDQIIRYVFIGSVAVLVLFLAFLYNSFRSKKKKNEELEIQRQQINEQNELNKKMLLEKEWLLKEIHHRVKNNLQIVISLLNTQSAYLDNEDALMAIQNSQHRMHAMSLIHQKLYQSDNLANIDMSWYIYELISYMRECFDTDHKINFVLDTEKVYLDVAQAVPLGLIINEAINNAIKYAFPFDKKGDVHIELKNIGENNYQLVITDNGVGLPANFEDTERNSLGMNLMMGLTDQIDGTFDMKNDNGLNIKITFTRNTEFEGSTEKAEII; encoded by the coding sequence ATGAATTTTATCCCTCTTATTTCTGTCAAAAAACAGCTGTGCATCTGGCGTACAGTGTCATTATTTTTACTCGTACCTCTTCAGGGAACAGCACAGTCAAAAGATGATCCGGATCAGTTAAAAAAGAAAATTGCTTCTGCTGAAAGTGACAGCCAAAAGGTCGAATTACTTTTGGCTTTAAGCAGTTATTATCTAACCAAACCAGGTGAGTTTAAAGCAGATCTTGACAGTGCGGATAATTTAAATTTTGAAGCAGGAAAATTAAGCAATACGTTGGGTTATAAACTCGGAAAAGGAAAATCGATTCTGTTATCTGCTCAGATTTGCAGAGAAAGAGGCGATTCTAAAAAAGGATTAATTATTACCAATAATGCTTTAACCTATTCTGTAAAAAACAATTTACCTGTTCTTAAAGCAGATGTTTACAGAGAACTTTGTGCGTACAAAGGTTATGAAGAAGAGGATGTAAAAGAAAAGATAAAATATCTTGAGATCGCAATTCCGCTTTACAAAAAAAGTAAAGCGTACAAAAAACAAGCCGATGCCCTAAAAGATCTTGCTGATTATTACGGAAGTATCGAAGAAAATCAAAAAGCATTAGTGCATCTGGAAAACGCAGTTGCTATTTATAAAGCGATTGGTTTTAAGGAACTTCAGGGTGTTTATACCTTGATGTCTGATAATTACGGAATATTGCAAAACACACAATTATCACTGCAATACGCATTAATGGCCGAAAAAACAGCCGAGGAAACTCATGATACAAGTTATCAACTGTGTACGATTTACAATCATCTTGGTCTTGCCTATTATGATCTTCTGAAATATGATTTAGCATTTTCTAATTTTGAAAAAGCACTAAATATTGCATTAGAGAATAAAAATGTAAGCGACATTAATACAATTAGTTATAATCTGGCATCGTTGTATTGCCAGCAAAAAAATTATCGTGAAGCATTGCGAACGCTCAAACGAACTGAAAAGGATTATCCGCCACAAGATGAAATTACCAAAATAAGACAGCGCTTTATATTTGTAGTTTGCTATTCGATGCTCAAACAACTGGACAATGCCAAACCTTATTATGAGCAAATATTAAAAGATTATCAGGAATCTGATACCGGCCTTGCCTATAAACTAACCGGAATTATCATTTATTTACAACAGTCAGGTCAGGTCGAAAAAACGTATGCTTACATTGAAAAGTTCAAAGAATTTGCTAAAAAATCGAACAAGCTTATTCTCTATTCACAGATCGAACTTTTGTCTTTTCAATCGGATCATGCCAGTAAAAAATACGAATCTGCCATAAAACATTTACAGAGGCATCAACTTTTTAGAGATTCTATTTTTAATGTAGAGAAACTAAAACAGTCTGCAGCATTGCAGCTTCAATTTGAAACAGAAAAAAAAGACAAAAATATTAAACTGCTTACCCAGCAGGGAAAATTACAAGAAATAAAAATTCATAACGATCAGATTATCCGTTATGTTTTTATAGGAAGTGTTGCGGTTTTGGTACTTTTTCTAGCGTTCTTATACAATAGTTTCAGATCAAAAAAGAAGAAGAACGAAGAATTAGAAATTCAGCGACAACAGATTAATGAACAGAATGAACTGAATAAAAAAATGCTGCTTGAAAAAGAATGGCTTTTAAAGGAAATTCACCATCGCGTAAAAAATAATCTTCAGATTGTCATTAGTTTACTAAACACGCAATCGGCTTATTTGGATAATGAAGATGCCTTAATGGCGATACAAAACAGCCAGCACAGAATGCATGCCATGTCATTGATACATCAAAAACTATATCAATCTGATAATCTGGCGAATATAGATATGTCCTGGTATATATATGAGCTAATAAGTTATATGCGAGAATGTTTTGATACTGATCATAAAATCAATTTTGTTCTGGATACAGAAAAAGTGTATCTTGATGTAGCACAAGCAGTTCCACTGGGATTAATTATAAATGAAGCCATTAATAATGCTATTAAATACGCTTTTCCTTTTGACAAAAAAGGAGATGTACATATTGAGCTTAAAAATATCGGGGAGAACAATTATCAGCTGGTAATTACCGATAACGGAGTTGGTCTTCCGGCTAATTTTGAAGATACAGAGAGAAATTCGCTTGGAATGAATTTAATGATGGGATTAACTGATCAGATTGATGGAACTTTTGATATGAAAAATGATAACGGTTTGAACATCAAAATTACATTTACCAGAAATACAGAATTTGAAGGATCAACTGAAAAAGCTGAAATTATATAA
- a CDS encoding YoaK family protein, which produces MEIQKNIWYVTLLLTMIAGYCDTVTFVAADSIFSAHVTGNFIVFAYQIIKGSDLHAWVKLLTFPVFILAVIVGGRIALKATNHYTILFWEGIILVLSGIASYVFGYLEILSEWTIYTVAMTTVFAMGLQNAFGKLYAKETHGPTTMMTGNVTQASLDLGNLLKNGLKDAEVLLSFKKQLVTIIGFLVGCFLGAVAGKFFGLWTLVLPGAGMIICYFYHRE; this is translated from the coding sequence ATGGAAATACAAAAAAATATTTGGTACGTTACCCTGCTGCTCACCATGATAGCAGGGTATTGTGATACCGTAACTTTTGTCGCTGCCGATTCGATATTTTCGGCACACGTTACGGGTAACTTTATTGTCTTTGCTTATCAAATCATTAAAGGTTCAGACCTGCATGCGTGGGTAAAACTATTGACTTTTCCTGTTTTTATTTTAGCAGTAATTGTGGGAGGAAGAATTGCTTTAAAAGCAACAAATCATTACACTATTTTATTTTGGGAGGGCATCATATTGGTTTTAAGCGGAATTGCTTCTTACGTTTTCGGTTATTTAGAAATCCTTTCAGAATGGACAATTTACACTGTTGCCATGACAACCGTTTTTGCAATGGGGCTTCAAAATGCTTTTGGAAAATTGTATGCTAAAGAAACACACGGTCCGACAACCATGATGACGGGAAATGTAACCCAAGCCTCTCTTGATTTAGGAAATTTATTAAAAAATGGATTGAAAGATGCTGAAGTGCTATTAAGTTTTAAGAAACAATTAGTTACTATAATCGGGTTTCTTGTGGGTTGTTTTTTAGGAGCCGTTGCCGGAAAATTTTTCGGATTATGGACTTTAGTTCTGCCTGGAGCTGGTATGATAATATGCTATTTCTATCACCGTGAATAG
- a CDS encoding Dps family protein, which translates to MKANIGIKQESITKVVEVLTKVLADEFVLYTKTKKAHWNVEGPDFYNKHLFFEQQYEALDEIVDAVAERIRTLGHYAPGTLKEYLALTHLTEESREKNDSAGYIKELLADHESILIHLRENINNFAAELHDAGTSDYITGLLENHEKMAWMLRAHLK; encoded by the coding sequence ATGAAAGCAAACATCGGAATTAAACAAGAAAGCATTACCAAAGTAGTTGAAGTATTAACCAAAGTTTTGGCTGACGAATTTGTACTCTATACGAAAACAAAAAAAGCACACTGGAATGTTGAAGGTCCTGACTTTTACAACAAACATCTTTTTTTCGAACAACAATACGAAGCACTTGACGAAATTGTAGATGCTGTTGCAGAAAGAATCAGAACTTTAGGACATTATGCGCCCGGAACTTTAAAAGAATATCTTGCACTAACACATCTTACTGAAGAATCAAGAGAGAAAAATGACAGCGCCGGTTACATCAAAGAATTACTAGCTGACCATGAAAGCATTTTGATACACTTACGTGAAAATATCAACAATTTTGCAGCAGAATTGCACGATGCCGGAACTAGCGATTACATCACAGGACTTCTTGAAAATCACGAAAAAATGGCCTGGATGCTTCGTGCACACTTGAAATAA
- a CDS encoding DoxX family protein produces the protein MIEIIKQILYSDLGTTLNNGALLVFRILLAVELFRVHGMKKFRVENGQREHVPNPLHLPEKLNAIVATFSDTVVPFLIILGVGTRLIVLPTIGVTAVGYFVVHRKDSLEVRDVPYMYTLSLLLILALGAGKYSLDYYLLNLI, from the coding sequence ATGATCGAAATTATAAAACAAATCCTTTATTCAGATTTAGGAACAACACTCAATAACGGGGCACTTTTAGTTTTTAGAATTTTATTGGCTGTTGAGCTATTCAGAGTACACGGCATGAAAAAATTCAGAGTCGAAAACGGACAAAGAGAACACGTTCCGAATCCGTTGCATTTGCCGGAAAAACTAAACGCAATAGTCGCTACCTTTTCTGATACTGTAGTTCCGTTTCTAATTATTCTGGGTGTTGGAACCCGACTTATAGTCTTACCAACCATTGGCGTTACAGCCGTAGGATATTTTGTCGTCCATAGAAAAGATTCACTCGAAGTACGCGACGTTCCTTACATGTATACTTTGTCCTTATTATTAATTCTTGCGCTTGGAGCAGGAAAATATTCACTTGATTATTATTTATTAAACTTAATTTAA
- a CDS encoding amidohydrolase: MKADLILFNGKIHSFDAETPNITAVAIKDGKFIAVGNDSDVMEFASEETKIIDLQNKRVVPGINDSHIHLIRGGLNYNLELRWDGVPSLADALRMLKEQVDRTPNPQWVRVVGGWSEFQFAERRMPTLEEINAIAPETPVFILHLYDRAIMNRAALKAVGYTKNTPAPPGGQIERDSNGEPTGLIIATPNAMILYSTLAKGPTLSYEHQINSTRHFMKELNRFGITSVIDAGGGFQNFPDDYKVVNELNEKKQLTVRIAYNLFTQKPKHEFEDFEDWIDTVKLYQGDDMYRHNGAGEMLVFSAADFEDFLQPRPDLPENMEAELEKVVRLLVENRWPFRLHATYNESITRFLNVFEKINQEIPFNGLPWIFDHAETIDERNIERVKNLGGGIAVQSRMAYQGEYFTDRYGAKAAENTPPIKKMLEMEVPVGGGSDATRVSSYNPWFSMYWMTVGKTVGGLQLYNESRLSRETALELYTRGSAWFSQEQAKKGDIRTGMFADLVVLDRDYFNIEDEDIKKIESDLTIVDGKIVYANGDFSSFSPPHIPILPDWSPTNIYNGYPTRSNLQSAIEKNSKADAKPSLTSQIHSCSGSCDVHAHSHDVARMSNVPVNNYNAFWGALGCSCFAF, translated from the coding sequence ATGAAAGCAGATCTAATTTTATTTAACGGTAAAATTCACAGTTTCGATGCTGAAACGCCAAATATCACGGCGGTAGCAATCAAAGACGGGAAATTTATTGCGGTTGGAAATGACAGTGATGTTATGGAATTTGCATCTGAGGAGACCAAAATAATCGACCTTCAAAATAAAAGAGTGGTTCCGGGAATCAACGATTCACACATTCACCTTATACGAGGCGGTTTAAATTATAATTTAGAGTTGCGCTGGGATGGAGTTCCTTCTTTAGCAGATGCGCTTAGAATGTTAAAAGAACAAGTGGACAGAACTCCAAATCCGCAATGGGTTCGTGTAGTTGGCGGCTGGTCTGAGTTTCAATTTGCAGAACGCAGAATGCCGACTTTAGAAGAAATCAACGCAATTGCTCCTGAAACTCCTGTTTTTATTCTGCATTTGTACGACAGAGCGATTATGAACAGAGCGGCGCTAAAAGCAGTTGGTTATACTAAAAATACACCCGCGCCTCCCGGAGGACAAATTGAAAGAGATTCAAATGGCGAACCAACCGGGCTTATTATTGCCACGCCAAATGCCATGATTTTGTATTCGACTTTGGCTAAAGGTCCCACGCTTTCTTACGAACATCAAATCAATTCTACGCGTCATTTCATGAAAGAATTGAACCGTTTCGGAATCACAAGTGTGATTGATGCCGGAGGTGGATTTCAGAATTTTCCGGATGATTATAAAGTTGTTAATGAATTGAATGAGAAGAAACAATTAACGGTTAGAATTGCTTACAATCTTTTTACTCAAAAACCAAAACACGAATTTGAAGATTTTGAAGATTGGATTGATACCGTAAAATTATATCAGGGAGATGACATGTACCGTCATAATGGTGCAGGCGAAATGTTAGTTTTTTCTGCTGCCGATTTTGAAGATTTTCTACAGCCAAGACCAGATCTTCCTGAAAACATGGAAGCCGAACTGGAAAAAGTAGTTCGACTGTTAGTAGAAAATCGCTGGCCATTCAGACTTCACGCGACGTATAATGAAAGCATTACAAGATTTTTAAATGTATTTGAAAAGATCAATCAGGAAATTCCGTTTAATGGATTACCGTGGATATTTGATCATGCCGAAACGATCGATGAAAGAAATATCGAACGCGTGAAAAATTTAGGAGGCGGTATCGCAGTGCAAAGCAGAATGGCTTATCAGGGCGAATATTTTACAGACAGATATGGTGCAAAAGCAGCCGAAAATACGCCGCCAATTAAAAAAATGCTCGAAATGGAAGTTCCTGTTGGCGGCGGTTCTGATGCTACAAGAGTCAGCAGTTACAATCCCTGGTTTTCAATGTATTGGATGACAGTTGGAAAAACGGTCGGTGGTCTGCAATTGTATAATGAAAGCAGATTAAGCAGAGAAACCGCTTTAGAATTATACACCAGAGGAAGTGCCTGGTTTTCGCAGGAACAAGCTAAAAAAGGAGACATTAGAACCGGAATGTTTGCTGATTTAGTGGTTTTAGATCGCGATTACTTCAATATTGAAGACGAAGACATTAAAAAAATAGAATCAGATTTGACTATTGTCGACGGAAAAATTGTGTATGCAAACGGAGATTTCTCTTCTTTTTCGCCGCCACATATTCCGATATTGCCAGACTGGTCGCCAACGAATATTTACAACGGTTATCCAACCAGAAGTAATTTGCAAAGCGCAATCGAAAAGAACTCAAAAGCAGACGCAAAACCAAGTCTGACTTCTCAAATACACAGTTGCAGCGGAAGTTGCGACGTTCATGCTCACAGTCATGATGTTGCCAGAATGAGTAATGTGCCGGTAAATAATTATAACGCATTTTGGGGCGCTTTGGGCTGCTCCTGCTTTGCTTTTTAA
- a CDS encoding M17 family peptidase N-terminal domain-containing protein, which yields MKNLSVFSTSRLRYTLTLFIAMLFAGSFTNAIFAQTAALGSTTTWGKVDGVAINGLVQGPSAAEAELQVACVFEYTEGDIFNPPALPANLNGMVHLDDALKGIITELRKSGKFTGHSLETLLITPPKGTLAAKQLLLIGLGDRTKFTPDLMISVGSTAMREALRLGVSNYSFASDIKDAGIDSPTALVATNVVLGSFEAYRTQTYLKDKKLADYKPLSKIILLAGPAFYNVAGEGIKEAIAKLNAK from the coding sequence ATGAAAAATTTATCAGTTTTCTCAACATCCAGACTTAGATATACTCTAACTCTTTTTATTGCAATGTTATTTGCAGGTTCATTCACCAACGCTATTTTTGCTCAGACGGCAGCACTCGGATCAACAACTACCTGGGGAAAAGTAGACGGAGTTGCCATAAACGGATTGGTTCAGGGACCATCTGCAGCCGAAGCAGAATTACAAGTTGCCTGCGTTTTTGAATACACAGAAGGTGACATTTTTAACCCTCCTGCCCTTCCCGCAAACCTAAACGGAATGGTGCATTTAGACGATGCCTTGAAAGGAATTATTACCGAATTACGCAAAAGCGGAAAATTTACAGGCCATTCACTTGAAACATTATTGATTACACCTCCAAAAGGTACTTTGGCAGCCAAACAATTATTGCTTATTGGTCTGGGCGATCGCACTAAGTTTACTCCAGATTTAATGATCAGTGTTGGAAGTACCGCTATGCGAGAAGCACTACGATTGGGAGTTTCTAATTATTCTTTTGCAAGTGATATCAAAGATGCGGGAATTGATTCCCCAACAGCTTTAGTGGCAACAAATGTAGTTTTGGGTTCTTTTGAAGCTTACAGAACGCAAACGTATTTAAAAGATAAAAAATTAGCTGATTATAAGCCTTTAAGCAAAATTATTCTGCTTGCCGGACCAGCATTTTATAATGTCGCGGGCGAAGGAATAAAAGAAGCTATTGCAAAACTTAACGCTAAATAA
- a CDS encoding alginate export family protein, which produces MESSKSISSKNKNFGIIVMCFLLMGSIASAQNFKLLRYDENYEFLKDSSRNFYQNLKFIPLNKQKDFYMSLGGEARYEYVDFNNEDWGRLNIGHNNFLLQRYDLYADVHLGKTFRVFAQLRSALQDGRINGSRGIDEDQLNVQNLFLDVNLYQKEDKKLTIRAGRQELDYGSGRLISVREGPNARLYFTGGKIMYSSARFSIDGFAMMADTIYTGVFDNKMSKQLNLWGAYSKIIFPKAGNLDLYYLGIRRDQSLFEEGIAPEKRHTIGTRLWKYGGGFIYNLEAAYQFGTFGSGNINAWTGSIDIGYSFENVKFKPTINLRNDYISGDKHQGDGSLQTFNPLYPKGGYFGFSPQVGPVNLIDIHPYATMDLLPQLKMQVDVVFNWRYSLQDGVYRPSGTLNLKGSASEERYIGTAYLANFSYSVNKYISVVSGIQYFKTGAFINDVIPNSKDGVFFNAKLGFKF; this is translated from the coding sequence TTGGAATCATCAAAATCCATATCGTCAAAAAATAAGAACTTCGGAATCATCGTAATGTGTTTTCTTTTAATGGGAAGCATCGCATCAGCACAAAATTTTAAACTTTTGCGTTATGATGAAAACTACGAATTTCTAAAAGATTCGAGCAGAAACTTTTATCAGAATCTAAAATTCATTCCGTTAAACAAACAGAAAGATTTTTATATGTCTCTTGGAGGTGAAGCACGATATGAATACGTTGATTTCAATAATGAAGATTGGGGAAGACTCAATATTGGTCACAACAATTTTTTATTACAACGCTACGATCTTTATGCCGATGTTCACTTAGGAAAAACCTTTAGGGTATTTGCTCAATTAAGAAGTGCTTTACAAGACGGAAGAATCAACGGCTCGCGCGGTATTGATGAAGATCAGCTGAATGTTCAGAATCTTTTTTTAGATGTTAATTTATATCAGAAAGAAGATAAAAAACTAACCATTCGTGCCGGAAGACAAGAACTCGATTATGGTTCCGGAAGATTAATTTCTGTTAGAGAAGGTCCAAACGCGAGACTTTATTTTACAGGAGGAAAAATAATGTATTCTTCTGCCCGATTCTCCATTGACGGATTTGCTATGATGGCAGACACGATTTATACAGGTGTTTTTGATAATAAAATGTCGAAACAGTTGAATCTCTGGGGCGCTTATTCTAAAATAATATTCCCAAAAGCAGGAAATCTGGATCTCTATTATCTCGGAATTAGAAGAGATCAATCGCTTTTTGAAGAAGGAATTGCTCCGGAAAAACGACACACCATTGGTACAAGACTTTGGAAATACGGCGGCGGTTTTATTTACAATCTGGAAGCAGCGTACCAATTCGGAACTTTTGGTTCAGGAAATATTAATGCCTGGACAGGATCTATTGACATTGGTTATTCTTTTGAAAACGTGAAGTTTAAACCCACAATAAACCTGAGAAACGATTATATTTCAGGAGATAAACATCAAGGTGACGGAAGTCTGCAAACATTCAATCCGTTATATCCAAAAGGAGGATATTTTGGTTTTAGCCCGCAGGTTGGTCCCGTAAACCTTATCGATATTCATCCTTATGCCACGATGGATTTACTGCCACAGCTAAAGATGCAGGTCGATGTGGTTTTTAACTGGCGATACTCACTGCAGGATGGTGTTTACAGACCAAGCGGCACATTGAATCTTAAAGGAAGTGCTTCAGAAGAACGATACATAGGGACAGCTTATCTTGCCAATTTTTCTTATAGCGTAAACAAATATATTTCAGTCGTAAGCGGTATTCAATATTTTAAAACCGGTGCTTTTATCAACGACGTAATACCAAATTCTAAAGACGGTGTTTTTTTTAATGCCAAACTTGGATTTAAATTTTAA
- a CDS encoding hydrolase, translating into MKPSTNLLSPDNHALVLIDFEGQMAFATTSIALSELRNNVAIICGASKIFNVPTIVTTVFEESFAGPVFPEIEEYYPIATSGYIDRTTMNTWEDEKAYKAITGTKKQKLVLAGLWTGVCIVGPALSAIEEGYEVYVITDACGDVSNEAHERAIQRMIQVGAQPITSIQYILELQRDWARQETYVPVTNLMKKHGGSYGLGIHYAHNMLKH; encoded by the coding sequence ATGAAACCATCCACTAACTTATTATCACCGGACAATCACGCTTTAGTCTTAATTGACTTTGAAGGACAAATGGCATTTGCTACAACAAGCATTGCATTAAGCGAATTACGTAACAATGTTGCCATTATTTGCGGTGCATCTAAAATTTTCAACGTTCCGACAATTGTAACAACTGTTTTTGAAGAAAGCTTTGCAGGACCAGTTTTCCCGGAAATTGAAGAATATTATCCAATTGCTACTTCAGGATATATTGACCGTACAACAATGAATACCTGGGAAGACGAAAAAGCGTATAAAGCCATTACAGGAACAAAAAAACAAAAATTAGTTCTTGCCGGATTATGGACAGGTGTTTGTATCGTTGGCCCTGCTTTATCAGCAATTGAAGAAGGCTATGAAGTTTATGTAATCACGGATGCCTGCGGAGATGTAAGCAACGAAGCTCATGAACGTGCAATTCAGAGAATGATTCAGGTTGGCGCACAACCAATAACTTCTATCCAATATATACTAGAACTTCAAAGAGACTGGGCACGTCAGGAAACGTACGTTCCGGTAACGAATTTAATGAAAAAACATGGCGGTTCTTACGGTTTAGGAATTCATTATGCACATAATATGCTTAAACATTAA
- a CDS encoding phosphoribosylpyrophosphate synthetase, whose translation MNSFQQPSFDTVTEALQWLYQQGFTENFNLDENCIRYNNNKQTMSPEEFKIEYLFRFEGDTDPGDEDIVYGIISEVYAIKGVLTSAFGIYADAVSAEMIRKLSIH comes from the coding sequence ATGAACTCTTTTCAACAACCCTCTTTTGATACCGTTACAGAAGCTTTACAATGGCTGTATCAGCAAGGTTTTACCGAAAACTTTAATCTTGATGAAAACTGTATTCGTTACAACAATAACAAACAAACTATGTCTCCGGAAGAATTCAAAATTGAATATTTATTTCGTTTTGAAGGTGATACAGATCCCGGTGATGAAGATATAGTATACGGAATTATATCTGAAGTTTATGCTATAAAAGGTGTTTTAACGAGCGCTTTCGGAATCTATGCAGACGCTGTTTCTGCTGAAATGATAAGAAAACTTTCAATCCATTAA
- a CDS encoding alpha/beta fold hydrolase, translating to MSTFKVQDGTEIFYKDWGTGQPIVFHHGWPLSSDDWDAQMMFFLKQGYRVIAHDRRGHGRSGQSAEGNNMETYAADVAELTAALDLKDAIHVGHSTGGGEVIRYASKYGKGRIAKAVIISAVTPIMIQNESNPQGVPLAIFDEIRQGTGSNRAQYFYDFPIPFYGWNREGKTVQEGIKHNWWRQGMMGSVLAHYEGIKAFSESDFTEDLKSLDIPVLVLHGEDDQIVPFGQAPRAAALLKNGKLISYPDFPHGMPTTEAETINKDILAFIKA from the coding sequence ATGAGCACATTTAAAGTACAAGACGGAACAGAAATTTTTTACAAAGATTGGGGAACAGGACAGCCGATAGTTTTTCACCACGGATGGCCATTATCAAGTGATGATTGGGATGCACAAATGATGTTTTTCCTAAAACAAGGATACAGAGTTATTGCACATGATCGCCGCGGACACGGTCGCTCTGGTCAAAGTGCAGAAGGAAACAATATGGAAACTTATGCAGCAGACGTAGCTGAATTGACAGCTGCCCTTGATTTAAAGGACGCTATCCACGTAGGTCACTCAACCGGAGGTGGTGAAGTGATACGTTATGCATCAAAATACGGAAAGGGACGTATTGCAAAAGCAGTAATTATTAGTGCTGTAACACCAATTATGATTCAAAATGAATCAAATCCTCAAGGTGTGCCATTAGCTATTTTTGATGAAATCAGACAAGGTACAGGATCAAACAGAGCACAGTATTTTTATGATTTCCCAATACCTTTCTACGGATGGAACCGCGAAGGAAAAACAGTTCAGGAAGGTATTAAACACAATTGGTGGCGTCAGGGAATGATGGGATCAGTATTAGCCCATTATGAAGGAATAAAAGCTTTCTCTGAATCAGATTTTACAGAAGATCTTAAGAGTTTAGATATTCCAGTTTTGGTATTGCACGGAGAAGATGATCAGATAGTACCTTTCGGACAGGCACCAAGAGCAGCAGCCCTTTTGAAAAATGGAAAACTAATTTCTTATCCTGATTTTCCTCATGGTATGCCGACTACAGAGGCGGAAACAATCAATAAAGATATTCTGGCTTTTATTAAAGCATAA
- a CDS encoding porin family protein, translated as MKNLFLLCIVLVSSSAFSQSFFNRIHFGLKAGGNYSDFYNADFDTDGLPGFHAGAIVALDINKNWSLQEDFLYSTQGVKLKGGFSDGKELKLSYISVPIVVKYKTDFGLYFEAGPQVGILVSEDFKEITNDDFAEKIDAGMVGGIGYQFSKGIGIGARYYMGLTNVSKIKSTTVNTDFQNQMSQVSLFIFFKAE; from the coding sequence ATGAAAAATTTATTTTTGCTCTGCATTGTTCTGGTATCCTCAAGCGCTTTTAGCCAAAGTTTTTTTAACAGAATTCATTTTGGTCTTAAAGCTGGTGGTAATTACAGTGATTTTTACAATGCTGATTTCGATACCGACGGTCTCCCTGGATTTCATGCCGGTGCAATTGTTGCATTAGATATCAATAAAAACTGGTCTCTTCAGGAAGATTTTTTGTACTCTACTCAAGGTGTTAAACTAAAAGGTGGATTCTCGGACGGAAAAGAACTGAAACTTTCTTATATCTCAGTGCCGATTGTCGTAAAATACAAAACAGATTTTGGGCTGTATTTTGAAGCAGGTCCTCAAGTGGGAATTTTAGTTTCTGAAGATTTTAAAGAAATAACCAATGATGATTTTGCAGAAAAAATTGATGCCGGTATGGTTGGCGGAATTGGTTATCAATTTTCGAAAGGTATTGGTATTGGAGCCCGATATTATATGGGATTAACGAATGTGAGTAAAATAAAATCAACGACTGTGAATACTGACTTTCAAAACCAAATGTCACAAGTCAGTCTTTTTATATTTTTTAAGGCGGAATAA